GAGGCGGAAGAAATATGAAGCTTTGATTATCTGACTACACCGAGAAAGAAAAGCAGAGACAAACTAGAGAGACTGAAAcgacaagaaaaaaacaaagccGAGAAGAGCGGTACTAACTGAGTTACCGCCTTCCGGAAGCAGGAGCCGGCGATGACGGTGCTAACAGAGCCACCGTCTCCCAGAAACAAAGGCCGGCGGTCGTAGAGCTGAGAGAGCCTCTACTCCCCGGGATCTAAACCTGAACTCATGAGCCGTCTGCCGCTTCGATTAACCGTTCTTCACCCCTCACCCCGACTCCAGAGAAAACAGCATCGCCGCCGTCGGGAAGACCGTACGCGCCGATCCCTTCTTGGCGCGATACCCTCACCCAGAGCCGTCAGCATATCGGGGGGGGTCGGTAGATCGAAAACCACATCGGAAATCCTTGACTTGACCGGAAAAAATAGAGCCACCGACGCCGGCACGCGCGCGGACGCGCGCCACCGGACGTCGGGGGCGACGACACTTTCTCTCTCgacactttctctctcttcctgTAACTTTTAAGTTAATTTCtatttcatctttttcttttgtcggcttttaatttcttatcacacttttgtttttttatctattcTCTCTATCACACTTTCTACACCTATTTTGACTGGGTTCACATTCACAATAATAATAAGTCAATAACACAatcctctatatattatttgaaaagcattgcaacatttttttgtaatcacgtgtcatcactagaatgattcttagaatctttagagaaataggttggtccatttaaatatataaaagatttttattaagccacaataaatatattattaatgtgattcattattttcttaaataaaattacggaattgcctaatgtagctaaagtatatatgacaattaatgattttgaataataaagatttgataaaataagtgtatattataattatatttgtttaattagaagctattaaaataaattaaacaatcatagtaaccatataataaaattaaaaaaatttttatattatattttgaatttttaaaacgagtataaattactaaaactgttacaagtttcacattcaaattttgtgatctatgatttaaaacttttgttatgacatgatacaaataattgaaaaataatataagttgaaagtctcattaataagtatcaaaaataaaagatatataaatatatgtatcattttaaattaaattatatgccatataaaatacataaatatcgtaattttgaaatttactttgaacatttttttgacaaaagatttgaaaaattattgacaacttaattttttaaaatattataaattatttaaaccaTTATTtccacagtgaaaattttgttatcactatttagactttttgctataacagatacaaatgataaaaaaatatgagcaaaaagcatcatctaataaatattaatattaacatataccatatatatgttactatcatttaaatttgaatatatatcatatcaaataaaaaaaatcttttttcgatttattaaatttatttatatgttcgcaccaatttaattatataagtagtagataatgactttttaattattcaatatatttattatttcataatatgctataacatataatatataaaataatttatatatataatgttcatcccgcgcaaggcgcggatcttaacctagtaataataataatagaaactcagaattatttttttgttttcaatgaAACTCAGAATATTTGCATCAGTTGATAGTATCAAGTATCAACATTGACAACAACTTCTGAGTGTCCAATCTCAATGATTATGTGGTCATGCTCCATAAATTACATGAAAAGTCCCTCTTACGAATATACTCATTGGCTTAAATACTTTATTTGTTTTCAGTACTGCTAAAATACTTAATTCACTAATTAGTGATTTAATTACTATACTTGTATAATGTTTCAAGCCAGATTCTCAATCACGTGCAAAATTCCTTACAAAACAATATATAGCTGCTTAGCCATCAATTAATTACGGAGTTTACATATCAATGTACGTGTCGGATATTCAAACTTAATTAGTTAGTACATTCTtgacctatttttttttttaaatagttagtACATTTATATGACTGACGTAAATGAATGCATATCTGATTTCAAGATTTCAGTGTTGTGTTTGCCTTAAAGGCTCGCATGGATAACGTGTGTTCAAGAAAATTTCATGAGCTTTTGAATGTTCGTATCTTGAGTAGTGAGTACAAACATATGTAACTGTTACTGTCTGTTATCGATACAACACTTAGTAATTTCATTGTACATGCATACGTAAAACGTGActagtttttattgtttttgctGTTTATTTACGTGGTTTTCGTTCATATAGATATACATTGCAAATTGTCGGCAAGATATATCAAGTTGGGTCACTACAGACTACAGTTGTGATAGTTATTACCATAAATTAATTTGAAAACGATGCATCATTGTTTTGATAAAACGTTGAGTTAATGCTTAGTAGAACAAACAACAATAGTTGTTGtgaagaaatataaataacacACATCTCTTATGAATAGTAGTAACATATTGATCTTAATAAAGTTGTACTCGTTACCCAAATTAAAGTTTGAGTCCAGTGGCCACTggaatattaatatataatgtccCACTACATTccattacaaaaatattgtttttttttttaactgacaAAAATATCGTTTTAACGTCAAAGTATCTTTGTAATTGTTTTATTGGAATTTTTATGTAATAGATAACGAGATTACGAATGACAAAAAGGTGGACGTGACATTTATCGTTTATGCGTTGCTATCGTTATCTCTAGTTTTATGCTTTACTTATACTATTTGTACAATACTACTAAGACTCTTCAAACGCTGTGGATAACTTCAAGTTGTATGCCTATTTACCACTTAATTTTTATCATCTAGTCAAAAATTATCTAGGCATATTCAAAACAAAccataaaagtgaaaaatcaagtgaaatatatatatctttgatGGTTCGTGAATATCTTAGAAGTCAATCATCATAATACATCACCAGATTCACCACTAATCACTATGCTATAGTGGAGAAGGAACAAAAACCCGTATATgagtattttgttttgtttttttcctgtAACCGACCTGACACTTTAGAAACCTGTTTATAGATAATGATGCAAGAATTATTGAATTATGAAAAGTTTTAGCTACAATTTGACAACATGTTTAAGCAAGTAGAGATAGTTTAAAAACTCTAAACAACTTCTAATTAGTAAatcttttctaaaaaaatgcacactttaaagaaaacaaagagattcCTCTCGTCTCTTCCTTTGTTCACCATCCCTTTCAtctttctccatctttatagTACTAACAGAATTTATTAATCAACCAATCAATTTGTCACTCCCTCTCAATTGTTTCAAAACTACACAATAAACTTCttattaaaatcacaaaattcggtgcaatttttttttgattcattGCTCCTGTTCAAAATCCATGACCTCTTAAAATATGATTCTCTCTATGGGTTAATTTGTTGAATAACTATATTGGAAGAAATATTAGTTTTGTAGtaagagagtagagagagataggaagaaaaagaagaagagatggaaGGAAATGGTTAGTTagtgaaatataatttttttgttggttattggtttaaatttcCCTTCTCtctatttcaaaataatatttttttgaacaataattttataaatcgatCCGAAACGGAAATAAAAATCCGATTACAAGCTTCAATTCAAACAAAATTACTATTACCGCCTCGATTCAAAATAGTATTATGTAATGTATTTATATAGTCACAAATCTATCAAACTTTTTATATTAACTGCTACTATTAGAGTTCTTTCATACAAGTTGGTAAATTAaagaatataaagttataattatacagtacaaataaaacataaatatactgAGGGGAATATAAACTACACAAGGTGTGTTCATTCATTGCGTTAATAGATACACTCCTCACATAATTAAATTGCTAACAACAAGACTTTGTCCACATTACAttgattcaaaattaaaatttgactaaataatatttttacctcGACTTTTGCAGAAAATtaaagcctctctctctctctctgctgcTTAACCTTTTGTACCTAAACATCACAAACATACACTGTTGTTACTCGTTTTCATCTCATCTCCTCTTCTTCCCAGAAGCTGCTGCCACTGATGTGAGTTctcaacctctctctctctctctctctcttctctcccaTTTATAAAGTTTTGTGCTTTACTTACTTACACCATTTTACACTTCTGTTTCTAGTAGATTCCCCGATCTGGAACTTGTTCTTCATTTGTTGCTTTTCtgcagagaaagagagagagtgagataaAGAAGCCATGGCGGGAGGTGGAGCTCCAGCACCGAAAGCAGACGAACCTCAACCGCATCCTCCAAAAGACCAGCTCCCCAACATCTCTTATTGCATCACCAGCCCTCCTCCTTGGCGTGAGTTCCTAAAgctctttcctttttcttctatTCTAGCTTCCAAGCTCCAaagttctttcctttttttttgttattttagctTTCTTCTTCTGTCTGTGTACAGTGTAGTTCTCAGACCAAACTGTTTTCACAAGATTTAGCTTCCTTAGTCTTGCCTTAATCAAGAAGATTGTTGTTCTGATTTGTTTCATCTGTGGCAAGTTCTAaagttctttcctttttttttttggcttcatCTGTCGGTGTATGTGCAGTTTCTTAATTTTGCTTTAAACACGAGATTTGTTGTCTGATTTGTTGCATCTGTGGCAagatttgtgtttttttctttgtctaaAATGAATATGAAGCTTTGTCTGATGTTACTACAGTTACCTCCACTTTCAACCAATGTCGGAACGACAAAAGTACCATTTGTCTCCATGGATGAGATTCTCAGTGGAATGAATATAAAGCTTTGTTTCATTGTTACTAGAGTTACTTCCAATTTCAAGATTTGTTGCATCTATGGCAagatttgttgttgttttttttttgtctgtggCTGTCTCTGAATATGATTCTTCGTTTAGTGGATATAAAGCTTTGTTTGATGTTACTACAGTGTGTTAACCGATGTCTGAATGACAAAGAGTTCCATAGATATGGAACTGTGCAGTTTCCACAACGACTTACATGTATGTCTCTTTCATGATTGTGTGTTTCAGCTGAAGCTATTCTACTTGGGTTTCAACATTACCTTGTCATGCTCGGCACAACAGTCCTCATACCTACTGCTCTTGTTCCCCAGATGGGTGGTGGATATGTAAGCCTTCCTTCTTCAATGAGCTTATACTGAATGGTGTTCTAGTGACTGAACTGAATCTTGCTTTTGATTCTCAGGAAGAGAAGGCAAAGGTGGTCCAGACCATTCTCTTTGTTGCCGGCATCAACACGTTGCTCCAAACAACTTTTGGGACCAGATTGCCTGCTGTTATCGGAGCGTCTTACACTTTTGTGCCAACCACAATATCAATCATCCTCTCAGGAAGATTCAGTGATACCTCCAACCCTATAGATGTAATGATGATGACTTCCTGTTTTTATCATTCTTATGTGAATCTTTCTTTGTGCCATtgttaaaaacttaaaacaacaaattaatcatgtttttttttgcagcgCTTTGAGAGGATTATGAGAGCAACTCAAGGCGCATTGATCGTTGCTTCAACCCTGCAGATGATTCTTGGTTTCAGTGGCCTCTGGCGTAATGTTGTTAGGTTAGTCTGGCAGGAGGAAATAGTCTTGAAAACATTTGTAAATGATATGTAAAAAACTTCGCTTTTGTAATTCATTTTACAGGTTCTTAAGTCCTATATCAGCTGTTCCACTGGTGGGTCTCGTTGGGTTTGGTCTATACGAGTTTGGTTTCCCCGGGGTAAAGTCTCTACTCTCTAGATGCCACTGAGAAGACAAAGAAACACTTCTTGTGTGTAGTTGTTAACTTCCCTTTTACATTCCAGGTTGCTAAGTGCATAGAGATTGGGTTGCCTGAGCTTCTCATTCTAGTATTTGTCTCACAGGTAATAATTTGAACTTGCTAACACAATAAATCTTTCTCTTAACTCTCAAAGTAACGTTCCTGATTTAATGTTCTGGTGTTTTCTCTGTTGCAGTACTTGCCTCATGTGCTAAAGTCAGGGAAGAATGTGTTTGACCGGTTTGCTGTAATATTCGCTGTGGTGATTGTGTGGATCTATGCTCACCTTCTTACAGTTGGTGGGGCATACAATGGTGCTGCACCAACTACGCAAACAAGTTGCAGAACTGATCGTGCTGGCATCATAGGTGCTGCCCCATGGTAAATGGTTACATCTCAGCTGATTTAAGTAGTGATCTTCATTGGATTTGTTGTTAATTTAGCTTTTTTTCAGGATAAGAGTTCCATGGCCATTCCAGTGGGGTGCACCTTCGTTTGATGCTGGAGAAGCTTTTGCAATGATGATGGCTTCTTTTGTTGCTCTAGTTGAGGTAATGTCACATTTTTaatctttcaaaataaattgATTTATGCTCTGTGATTTTGGctgattcaatttttttctctctttttgtgTGTGGATGATCATTGAAGTCAACGGGTGGATTTATCGCTGTCTCAAGATATGCAAGTGCAACAATGATGCCACCTTCTATCCTCAGCCGTGGTGTTGGCTGGCAGGTAACTTAGCCACACTTTCAGATTATAATCTTGCAATGTAATCACTTGTTTCTGAGCtgatgatgtttttgttttgtggaTCAGGGAGTAGCTATTCTGATATCAGGGTTGTTTGGTACTGGTGCTGGATCCTCTGTCTCCATGTAAGCATCTCTTAGATGATACATGTCCACATTTGATTAAACACTCTGGATATTTCGGTTTTAAGTTGTTGTTTTTTATTCTGTTTGTGAAGAGAAAATGCTGGACTATTAGCACTGACAAGAGTTGGTAGTAGAAGGGTTGTTCAGATAGCTGCAGGCTTCATGATCTTCTTCTCTATTCTCGGTAAGTTTTAAGTAAAAGAAAAGGCTTTTGTTTAAAGTTGTATCTGTACTGATGATCTATTATATGTTAATGCAGGAAAATTTGGAGCTGTGTTTGCGTCAATCCCAGCACCTATAATAGCTGCTTTGTACTGTCTCTTCTTTGCCTACGTAGGAGCTGGAGGTTTGAGTTTTCTTCAGTTCTGTAACTTAAACAGCTTCAGGACTAAGTTCATCTTAGGCTTCTCCGTCTTCCTCGGCTTGTCGATCCCTCAGTACTTTAATGAGTACACCGCAATCAAAGGCTATGGTCCTGTCCACACAGGCGCTCGTTGGGTATGTAGTAGTAAACcagctctcttttttttctatcCAGACTATGAGCTAATGGAACTCTTTACTTGACAGTTCAACGATATGGTGAATGTCCCGTTCTCTTCAGAGCCTTTTGTTGCTGGCGTGGTGGCATTCTTCTTGGATAATACACTGCACAAGAAAGATTCTTCTATAAGGAAAGATAGAGGAAAGCATTGGTGGGATAAGTTTAGATCTTTCAAAGGTGATACAAGAAGTGAGGAGTTCTATTCTCTTCCTTTCAATCTCAACAAGTACTTCCCTTCTGTCTGAAAacggaggagagagagagagagagagatgagcaAAAGAGTTTACTCAAGAGTTTCACCATTGTTGCCTCTTTgaattcttttgttttgttcctTTCACAAAACTTTGGgaaactttttaaaagatatctcACATTCTATAGTCTTATTTACAAGAATGATTATGAACCTTGAGAGCATTGTTGTTTACTCTCTCTAATGCTTTTGACTTTGTAAATCTAAGGGTACACAACTTTGTGATTTTTGATTAGTTTCTAAGTCTTTAGTTTGATTTTGCTTCGGTcagtgcacaaaaaaaaaacagaaaagattTTGCCTTGATCTCTttcataatcaaaatattaactAGGTTACTggtttgtaagaaaaaaaaactaggttACTGGTTGAATGAATTCAACCAAAATTGAATGTATTTACgtattatatataagaaaataatattgaatATTTACACATTATATggataaaatttatagttaatttttgttgttgtgagttggtcatatatatatatgagagtgGCTCTTCACTCTTGTGTTGAGGTTTTTGTTCTATGTTGCATAAACTATAGACATTAAAGGCCACTTTCGTTTGTTATCTTAATTATGGACAAGCAAAAGTCAAGAtcgttttgtttttgtaagGCAGATCGATTCATTACGTAATTAACTAAGTATTCACAATAATTAACGCTTAATACGACACTGGCATTCAGAGACCGAGTTAAAGTGTACAGTCAGCATGTGAATAAGGTTGATTGCACGAGGGAATATTATTACTTCAACTTTAGTTGCCATTtcctttatttaattttcacaagaaaacaagaaacaatAGCCTCATTGCTTATAAAATACTTGAGATTTATAAAGTTGCTTGACATatacaaatttattaattatagtaAATAGTAAATCGTAcataaagaaattgaaaaatcagagatttattaattatctaaattttagatttaatttattTCTGTTAAACCTACAATGACACACTATTTGACTTAGCATGTCTAaatgaaactgtttttttttctacgaTTATGAAGAACTTAAGCTAAATGTTagcataaataataataaaaatggttAATAGATTCATATTTTCAAAGGCTTGATGCCACCGAGGATCTACCTTTCCGAGTGAAAGATTCCAGCCAAGCAAGCACTTGCCTCTGTACGGACAATCCAAAACATTGAAACATAAACAATTAAGCAATGACTTCACtattatcatatattaaacCCTCCCCTCACCTAGGCTTACTCtcactcctctctctctcttgactTTCCTCCGCCGTGAAATGGGGAACTGTCAGGCGGTGGAGACGGCAACGACGGTGATACAACGACCAGACGGCAAGTTGGAGAGGGTTTACAGCACAGTAACCGCTAGCGAGGTGATTAAGTCTCATCCTGGCCACCACGTCGCTCTTCTCATCTCCTCTTACGTACCTCACGGTTGCTGTCTCCGCGTTACTAGAATCAAACTACTTCGACCTTCTGATAGTCTCTTGCTCGCCCATGTCTGTAGGCTCATCTGTTCGGAAGGTATAAGATTATCTCCCATTCTCCTGCAAAATGATATATAACATGGATGAACTATTGAACTTTAATAAGGAACAAAAACTCTAGGTTTTATAGGGGTTTCTTCAGCATCACGTTTGATTATGATCATCATAAATTgattcaatatattttaaaatatcaaaacgtTCCCTAATTTCTAGATATGGTCGGTTCTAAAACATTCACCTGAgtcttaaaatttttaaagagTTATTATACAAAGATCACATAGTGCTCAAATTATAGAATTTTTGTACATTACAGAattactaggtgttttgcccgcactTGCGGacttaataattttacaaaaatagtaaatagatatattatcaACGAAAACCATTAGAATAacgtataataaatatatttaatcacGCTAAATAAACTTGAAAAGATTCATATATACACAAGACTATATacatagatttatatttattttttaaaatattatgacgtaaaatatttttggatagcataatatattattttttagataatgatgattttcaaattaatgaaatttgttttaaatttataggtaattatattaaaaatataatctaattatttattacagataataaaaactttaaacattctaacttttaacgtgaaagCGAACAAATCACttcacaaataatagtataatagatagttttgaatttctttccaaatttttttcagaaattatCATAATGAATCATTTTGATTGTCATAAGAAATttatcttaaaagatagatgaTTCATTCTATctgatatgttatatattttaaaatagagtcagtttaatattactaaaccaaatataataaaacatatatatatataaattgtaatattactaaaataaatatcatataaatttaaCTATGACATTATCCttagaattttttaattatttctcaAGATAATGataaatcccttatatactaaagcacaagtcataTGAACAATCAGATTTTGACACATaagatatgtttttaaattttaatttttaaatgcaaaaatatttaatgcaaaaACAGTTTCGTCTATTTGTCttttaactgatttttttaaattttaataaaatgaaaaatcccTAAAATTTCTCACACTAACTCCATGATCTCACTATTTTTGGAAccgttaatatttttttctagataGAATCACAATGCCTATAACGTAAGTAATTCATCTCTACTTGCTTTCAGAAATTGTTAATTCCTAAATTCTTTTAACAGCTTCTAAATCTGCTAGAATGCGatgaaatttcaatttttaagcAAATAGATCGTAAACTTCGAACGACATATCCACAGTATTGAATCTACAATTCTGGATCCATCAACATATATAATCTCTGGTGAAATGTAAGCATACTTCCAGTCCGCTGCtgtaatttagcaaaaaaaaaagttgactgATGTACGTTAAAGTCCAGGTTAGTAActctaaaaacatttaaactcTTCATGCTCAATTTTCTAATTTGCATCACAACGAATTTCTTTTTCataaacatttttcttttctaatctGCTTATTgttttttcctctttttcttttatagatATAGGAAAAAGTTACagtactaaaaaaaaaaaaaaaagttacagtACTGGATGAGAAAGATAAGCGTAAACAAAACAAGTCaataatttgaatatattattttttttgcttaactttgagtaatttgaatattttcaaaccGGATTATATCAATTCTCGATTTGCTAgaaatacttattttatgtgGTGGTGATAGATTATACAGAGAATGAGAGTAAGAGAGATTCATCTTAAAACACACgtacaataatttaaaactttaagACGTGCccccaagaagaaaaaaaatatgatgataaGTAGAAGGCAACAAATGGAGCTTAAGTAACTCAGGTGAGGGGAAACCAAGAAGACTCATCTACTGTCTAGGTAAAAACCTAATCTGATCAGCTTGgtctttatttttctattcatgtgttttttgtttgtttactttgatcaatatataattttttgcttTATTGTTCTTATAATACTGTAACTAAATTTGTAGATtgttttagaaacaaaaatgttgAAGCAAGTATAgcacaaaaatgaaaaaccgTAAAGGATGcaatgaaagaaaataaaagcatTTATAGGCAAATAAGGTAAACGTCACTACAAAAGATACTAACTTTAATTATCTACAAAACTAAGGTTGGTATTTTAATTGTACTTATGCAAAATTTGTATAATCACCTTATTACCCCtttctttaatttgttttttcatatGTATTAAGTTTTTAACTTGATTTTGTAAAGCTACCTGTATTTTACATTCAATGGTTTATATCAGACTATTGTAAGATATAAACATCAAACTTTTACCTTTCaaagtttcaaaataatttttttcattgttaAGTTTACACATAATATACTTaggatatatatgtatatataaataaataacaccCGTGCGTAGCACGGGAGCTGATACTAGTTAT
The nucleotide sequence above comes from Brassica napus cultivar Da-Ae chromosome A9, Da-Ae, whole genome shotgun sequence. Encoded proteins:
- the LOC106366172 gene encoding nucleobase-ascorbate transporter 6 — protein: MAGGGAPAPKADEPQPHPPKDQLPNISYCITSPPPWPEAILLGFQHYLVMLGTTVLIPTALVPQMGGGYEEKAKVVQTILFVAGINTLLQTTFGTRLPAVIGASYTFVPTTISIILSGRFSDTSNPIDRFERIMRATQGALIVASTLQMILGFSGLWRNVVRFLSPISAVPLVGLVGFGLYEFGFPGVAKCIEIGLPELLILVFVSQYLPHVLKSGKNVFDRFAVIFAVVIVWIYAHLLTVGGAYNGAAPTTQTSCRTDRAGIIGAAPWIRVPWPFQWGAPSFDAGEAFAMMMASFVALVESTGGFIAVSRYASATMMPPSILSRGVGWQGVAILISGLFGTGAGSSVSIENAGLLALTRVGSRRVVQIAAGFMIFFSILGKFGAVFASIPAPIIAALYCLFFAYVGAGGLSFLQFCNLNSFRTKFILGFSVFLGLSIPQYFNEYTAIKGYGPVHTGARWFNDMVNVPFSSEPFVAGVVAFFLDNTLHKKDSSIRKDRGKHWWDKFRSFKGDTRSEEFYSLPFNLNKYFPSV